A single Bacteroidia bacterium DNA region contains:
- a CDS encoding gliding motility-associated C-terminal domain-containing protein, with translation TGLSFTDSDLPEDLPAFCYQVIAHRSDSLARSKSIVVCTRQAPKLWIPNAFSPGQADGINDSFGPAGAWIKSYSMRIFNRWGELIYTTESSQPWNGANAPSGVYLYRITVNGFDGEVLREVGTVTVVE, from the coding sequence ACCGGCCTCAGCTTTACCGACAGCGACCTGCCGGAAGACCTGCCTGCCTTCTGCTATCAGGTCATCGCCCACCGCTCCGACAGCCTCGCCCGCAGCAAATCCATCGTAGTTTGCACCCGCCAGGCCCCCAAACTGTGGATACCCAACGCCTTCTCGCCCGGCCAGGCAGACGGCATCAACGACAGCTTCGGCCCCGCTGGCGCCTGGATCAAGTCCTACTCCATGCGAATCTTCAACCGCTGGGGAGAACTCATCTACACCACCGAATCCTCCCAACCCTGGAATGGCGCAAACGCTCCGTCTGGCGTCTACCTCTATCGCATCACCGTGAATGGTTTTGATGGTGAGGTGCTGAGGGAGGTGGGGACTGTGACGGTGGTGGAGTAG